The proteins below are encoded in one region of Leptotrichia sp. oral taxon 218:
- the typA gene encoding translational GTPase TypA codes for MNKIKNIAIIAHVDHGKTTLVDALLKQAGTFGEHEKVDERVMDSDDLEKERGITIFSKNASFHYQGYKINIVDTPGHADFGGEVQRILKMVDSVLLLVDAFEGVMPQTKYVLKQALEHGLRPIVVVNKIDRPNSDPDAVVDSVFDLFVELGANDIQLDFPVVYASAKNGYAKIELEDENKDMKPLYDMIMKHVEDPEGDAAEPLQMLITNTEYDEYVGKLGTGRIYNGKISKNEEVTLIKRNGDLVNGKISKIYGYDGLKKIEMEEALAGDIVTIAGIDKIDIGETVADRENPKPLPLIDIDEPTLAMTFLVNDSPFAGQDGKFVTSRNILERLQKEVNHNVSMRLEMTDSPDAFIVKGRGELQLSILLENMRREGYEVAVSKPEVIYKEKNGKKMEPIELAIIDVADEFVGVVIEKLGLRKGEMVNMNQGTDGYTRLEFKVPSRGLIGFTNEFLTETRGTGILNHSFFDYEPFKGEVTSRHRGVLIAMEPGTSLGYALNNLQARGTLFIGPGVEVYEGMIVGEHSRENDLVVNVCKGKKLTNMRAAGSDDAVKLAPPKEFTLELALEYIETDELVEITPNSIRLRKKYLKANDRKKFENGTTSRV; via the coding sequence ATGAATAAGATTAAAAACATTGCAATTATTGCCCATGTCGACCATGGGAAAACTACGCTTGTGGATGCACTTTTAAAACAGGCTGGAACATTTGGAGAACACGAAAAAGTTGATGAAAGAGTGATGGATAGTGATGATTTGGAAAAAGAAAGAGGAATTACAATTTTTTCTAAAAATGCTTCATTTCACTATCAAGGATATAAAATAAATATCGTCGATACACCAGGACATGCGGATTTTGGTGGAGAAGTACAGAGAATATTAAAAATGGTTGACTCTGTTTTGCTTTTAGTTGATGCTTTTGAAGGAGTTATGCCGCAAACTAAATATGTATTAAAACAAGCACTAGAACACGGACTAAGACCAATTGTAGTTGTAAATAAAATTGACAGGCCAAATTCTGATCCTGACGCTGTTGTGGATTCGGTATTCGATTTATTTGTTGAACTTGGAGCAAACGACATACAACTAGATTTCCCTGTTGTCTACGCTTCAGCAAAAAATGGGTATGCTAAAATCGAGCTAGAAGATGAAAATAAAGATATGAAACCACTTTACGACATGATTATGAAACATGTTGAAGATCCTGAAGGAGACGCAGCTGAACCACTTCAAATGCTAATAACTAATACAGAATATGATGAATATGTCGGAAAACTTGGAACTGGAAGAATTTATAACGGAAAAATTTCTAAAAATGAAGAAGTTACTCTTATTAAGAGAAACGGAGATTTGGTAAATGGAAAAATTTCTAAAATTTATGGATATGACGGACTTAAAAAAATTGAAATGGAAGAAGCACTAGCTGGAGATATTGTGACAATTGCAGGAATTGATAAAATTGATATAGGAGAAACTGTTGCAGATAGAGAAAATCCTAAACCACTTCCATTGATTGACATTGATGAGCCAACACTTGCGATGACCTTTTTAGTAAACGATTCTCCTTTTGCTGGACAAGATGGAAAATTTGTAACTTCTAGAAATATTTTGGAGAGACTTCAAAAAGAAGTTAATCACAATGTAAGTATGCGTCTTGAAATGACGGATTCTCCTGATGCGTTTATCGTAAAAGGTAGAGGTGAATTGCAATTATCTATTTTATTGGAAAATATGAGAAGAGAAGGTTATGAAGTAGCCGTTTCAAAACCAGAAGTTATTTACAAAGAAAAAAATGGTAAAAAAATGGAGCCGATTGAACTTGCTATAATTGATGTTGCTGACGAATTTGTCGGAGTTGTTATTGAAAAACTTGGACTTCGTAAAGGGGAAATGGTAAATATGAATCAAGGAACTGACGGTTATACAAGACTTGAATTTAAAGTACCGTCAAGAGGACTTATCGGATTTACAAATGAATTTTTGACTGAAACAAGAGGAACTGGAATTTTAAACCATTCATTCTTTGACTATGAACCTTTCAAAGGGGAAGTTACAAGTAGACATCGTGGAGTTTTAATTGCGATGGAACCTGGAACAAGTTTAGGTTATGCGCTAAATAATCTTCAAGCAAGAGGTACTCTATTTATTGGGCCTGGTGTAGAAGTTTATGAAGGAATGATTGTTGGAGAACATTCAAGAGAAAATGACTTAGTTGTAAATGTCTGCAAAGGTAAAAAACTTACAAATATGAGGGCTGCTGGAAGTGACGACGCCGTGAAATTAGCGCCACCAAAAGAATTTACTCTTGAATTAGCTCTTGAATACATCGAAACTGACGAACTTGTGGAAATTACTCCAAATTCAATAAGACTTAGAAAAAAATATTTGAAAGCCAATGACAGAAAGAAATTTGAAAATGGGACAACAAGCAGAGTTTAA